One genomic segment of Myxocyprinus asiaticus isolate MX2 ecotype Aquarium Trade chromosome 14, UBuf_Myxa_2, whole genome shotgun sequence includes these proteins:
- the LOC127451242 gene encoding actin-related protein 2/3 complex subunit 1A, whose translation MSLHQFLLEPITCHAWNRDRTQIAISPNNHEVHIYKKSGNQWVKAHELKEHNGHITGIDWAPKSDRIVTCGADRNAYVWSQKDGVWKPTLVILRINRAATFVKWSPLENKFAVGSGARLISVCYFESENDWWVSKHIKKPIRSTVLSLDWHPNNVLLAAGSCDFKCRVFSAYIKEVDEKPAPTPWGSKMPFGQVMAEFGGAGSGGWVHSVCFSASGNRLAWVSHDSTVTVVDPTKSSTPSQLKTEFLALLSVTFVSENNIVAAGHDCCPVLFSFDDGGTLTFISKLDIPKQSIQRNISAMERFRNMDKRATTEDRNSTLETLHQNSITQVSIYEGDKRDCRKFCTTGIDGAMTIWDFKTLESSIQGLRIM comes from the exons ATGTCACTCCACCAGTTTCTGTTGGAACCCATCACATGCCATGCATGGAACCGGGACAGGACTC AAATTGCTATCAGTCCAAACAATCACGAAGTTCACATATACAAGAAAAGTGGGAACCAGTGGGTTAAAGCTCACGAattaaaagaacacaatggacacaTCACAG GCATTGATTGGGCTCCTAAAAGTGATCGTATTGTGACCTGTGGAGCGGACCGGAATGCGTATGTGTGGAGTCAGAAGGATGGTGTGTGGAAACCCACCCTTGTTATTCTCAGGATCAACCGTGCTGCCACATTTGTGAAATGGTCTCCACTGGAGAACAAGTTTGCAGTGGGGAGTGGAGCACGGCTCATATCCGTTTGCTACTTTGAGTCTGAAAATGATTG GTGGGTTAGTAAACACATCAAGAAGCCCATCCGTTCAACTGTCCTCAGTTTAGACTGGCATCCAAACAATGTGCTTTTGGCAGCTGGGTCGTGTGACTTCAAATGCAG GGTATTTTCTGCATACATCAAGGAGGTGGATGAGAAACCAGCTCCAACCCCATGGGGGTCCAAGATGCCCTTCGGGCAGGTGATGGCGGAGTTTGGCGGGGCAGGAAGTGGAGGGTGGGTTCACAGTGTGTGTTTCTCAGCCAGTGGGAACCGACTGGCTTGGGTCAGCCATGACAGCACTGTCACTGTAGTGGACCCCACAAAAAGCTCAAC GCCAAGTCAGTTGAAGACCGAATTCCTTGCCCTTCTGAGTGTGACTTTTGTTTCGGAGAACAACATTGTGGCAGCA GGTCACGACTGCTGCCCTGTGCTGTTCAGTTTTGATGATGGTGGAACCTTGACCTTCATATCCAAGTTGGACATTCCAAAGCAGAGCATCCAACGCAACATTTCTGCTATGGAGCGCTTCCGCAACATGGACAAGAGGGCCACCACTGAGGACCGCAATAGCACCCTAGAAACCCTGCACCAGAACAGCATCAC CCAAGTGTCTATATATGAAGGAGACAAAAGAGATTGTCGCAAATTCTGCACTACAGGAATTGACGGAGCAATGACCATATGGGACTTCAAG ACTTTAGAGTCTTCAATCCAAGGCCTACGGATCATGTAA